One genomic region from Pseudomonas sp. R5-89-07 encodes:
- a CDS encoding gamma-carboxygeranoyl-CoA hydratase, translating into MSDFNTLELITDSRGFATLWLSREAKNNAFNAEMIRELIIALDHVQGDPSLRFLVLRGRGKHFSAGADLAWMQQSAELDYHTNLDDARELAELMYNLAKLKIPTLAVVQGAAYGGALGLISCCDMAIGADDAQFCLSEVRIGLAPAVISPFVVQAIGERAARRYALTAERFGGQRAREIGLLAESYPADTLDQQVDAWVANLLQNSPAAMRSSKDLLREVGNGALTPALRRYCENAIARIRVSAEGQEGLRAFLQKRAPSWQSKEPHP; encoded by the coding sequence ATGAGCGATTTCAACACCCTCGAACTGATCACCGACAGCCGTGGCTTTGCCACGCTGTGGCTCAGTCGTGAAGCCAAGAACAACGCGTTCAATGCCGAGATGATCCGCGAACTGATCATCGCCCTCGACCATGTGCAGGGCGACCCGTCCCTGCGCTTTCTGGTGCTGCGCGGGCGTGGCAAGCACTTCAGTGCCGGTGCCGACCTGGCCTGGATGCAGCAGTCGGCCGAGCTGGACTATCACACCAACCTGGACGACGCCCGTGAACTGGCCGAGCTGATGTACAACCTGGCCAAGCTGAAAATCCCCACGCTGGCGGTGGTGCAAGGCGCGGCCTACGGTGGCGCACTGGGCTTGATCAGTTGCTGCGACATGGCGATTGGCGCGGATGACGCGCAGTTCTGCCTATCGGAAGTGCGTATCGGCCTGGCGCCGGCGGTGATCAGCCCGTTCGTGGTGCAGGCCATCGGTGAACGCGCGGCCCGCCGCTATGCCTTGACGGCTGAACGGTTCGGCGGCCAGCGTGCGCGCGAGATCGGCCTGTTGGCGGAAAGCTACCCGGCCGATACGTTGGATCAGCAGGTAGACGCGTGGGTCGCCAACCTGCTGCAAAACAGCCCGGCGGCGATGCGTTCGAGCAAAGACTTGTTGCGCGAAGTGGGCAACGGCGCCCTCACCCCAGCACTGCGGCGCTACTGTGAAAACGCTATCGCACGCATTCGGGTAAGTGCCGAAGGCCAGGAAGGCTTGCGCGCATTTCTGCAAAAGCGTGCGCCAAGCTGGCAGTCCAAGGAGCCGCACCCATGA
- a CDS encoding acetyl/propionyl/methylcrotonyl-CoA carboxylase subunit alpha, translating into MSTLTTVLVANRGEIACRVMRTAKAMGLTTVAVHSAIDRDARHSREADIRVDLGGSKATDSYLQIDKLIAAAHASGAQAIHPGYGFLSENAGFARAIEAAGLIFLGPPASAIDAMGSKSAAKALMETAGVPLVPGYHGEAQDLETFREACARIGYPVLLKATAGGGGKGMKVVEEVSQLAEALASAQREALSSFGNGQMLVEKYLLKPRHVEIQVFADQHGNCLYLNERDCSIQRRHQKVVEEAPAPGLSSDQRKAMGEAAVRAAQAIGYVGAGTVEFLLDARGEFFFMEMNTRLQVEHPVTEAITGLDLVAWQIRVAQGEALPITQAQVPLMGHAIEVRLYAEDPANDFLPATGRLAVYRECHPGPGRRVDSGVEQGDSVSPFYDPMLGKLIAWGEDREQARLRLLSMLDEFAVGGLRTNLGFLRRIIGHPAFAAAELDTGFIPRYQEQLLPAAGALSDEFWQAAGSAFIQSLPSGDGPWAATQGFRAGLPAQVSLHLSCNGQDRLVTLTGLSAPLTGEQLVLEHQGVRRSHLAVRNEGTVYLRWDGEMQAVSLFDPIAAVDASHSHQGGLSAPMNGSIVRVLVEIGQRVEAGAQLVVLEAMKMEHSIRAPEAGVVKALFCQEGEMVAEGSALVELETAG; encoded by the coding sequence ATGAGTACACTCACTACCGTATTGGTGGCCAACCGTGGCGAAATCGCTTGCCGGGTGATGCGCACCGCCAAGGCGATGGGGCTGACCACCGTGGCCGTGCACAGCGCGATCGACCGTGATGCCCGGCATAGCCGCGAAGCGGATATTCGCGTCGACCTGGGCGGCAGCAAGGCCACGGACAGCTACCTGCAGATCGACAAACTGATTGCCGCCGCCCACGCCAGCGGCGCCCAGGCGATTCATCCGGGCTATGGCTTCCTCTCGGAAAACGCCGGGTTCGCTCGGGCCATCGAGGCTGCGGGCTTGATCTTCCTCGGCCCGCCCGCCTCGGCAATCGACGCCATGGGCAGCAAGTCGGCGGCCAAGGCGCTGATGGAAACCGCAGGCGTGCCGCTGGTACCCGGTTATCACGGCGAGGCCCAGGACCTGGAGACTTTCCGCGAGGCCTGTGCGCGCATCGGTTACCCCGTGCTGCTCAAGGCCACGGCCGGCGGTGGCGGCAAGGGCATGAAGGTGGTCGAGGAGGTCAGCCAGTTGGCAGAAGCCCTGGCCTCCGCCCAGCGTGAGGCGCTTTCGTCATTTGGCAACGGGCAGATGCTGGTGGAGAAATACCTGCTCAAACCGCGCCATGTGGAAATCCAGGTGTTCGCCGATCAACACGGCAACTGCCTGTACCTCAACGAGCGCGATTGCTCGATCCAGCGGCGTCATCAAAAGGTCGTGGAAGAAGCACCCGCGCCGGGGCTCAGTAGCGATCAGCGCAAGGCCATGGGCGAAGCGGCGGTCCGTGCGGCGCAGGCGATAGGCTATGTAGGCGCCGGGACGGTGGAGTTTCTGCTGGATGCCCGCGGCGAGTTTTTCTTCATGGAAATGAACACCCGTCTGCAAGTGGAACACCCGGTCACCGAGGCGATTACCGGCCTCGACCTGGTGGCCTGGCAGATCCGCGTGGCCCAGGGCGAGGCGCTGCCGATCACCCAGGCCCAGGTGCCGCTGATGGGGCATGCGATCGAGGTACGGCTGTACGCCGAAGACCCGGCCAATGACTTCCTCCCGGCGACTGGACGGCTGGCGGTGTATCGCGAGTGCCACCCAGGCCCGGGTCGGCGCGTGGACAGCGGCGTCGAGCAAGGCGACAGTGTTTCACCCTTCTACGACCCGATGCTCGGCAAGCTGATTGCCTGGGGCGAGGACCGCGAACAGGCGCGGCTGCGGTTGCTGAGTATGCTCGACGAGTTTGCGGTGGGCGGGCTCAGGACCAACCTGGGCTTTTTGCGGCGCATCATTGGCCATCCGGCGTTTGCTGCGGCGGAACTGGATACCGGATTCATCCCACGCTATCAGGAACAGCTGCTGCCAGCCGCCGGTGCATTGAGCGATGAGTTCTGGCAGGCGGCGGGTTCGGCGTTCATCCAGAGCTTGCCCAGCGGTGACGGGCCATGGGCAGCGACCCAGGGCTTTCGCGCCGGGCTGCCGGCGCAGGTCTCGCTGCATTTGAGCTGCAACGGGCAGGATCGGCTGGTCACGCTGACAGGGTTATCGGCGCCTCTGACCGGCGAGCAACTGGTGCTCGAACACCAGGGGGTACGCCGCTCTCATCTGGCCGTGCGCAATGAAGGCACGGTGTACCTGCGCTGGGATGGCGAGATGCAGGCCGTCAGCCTGTTCGACCCGATTGCGGCGGTCGATGCCAGCCACTCCCATCAGGGCGGTCTCAGCGCGCCCATGAACGGCAGCATCGTGCGGGTACTGGTGGAAATCGGCCAACGCGTGGAAGCCGGTGCGCAACTGGTGGTGCTTGAAGCGATGAAGATGGAACACAGCATCCGCGCGCCCGAGGCAGGTGTGGTCAAGGCGCTGTTCTGCCAGGAGGGCGAGATGGTCGCCGAAGGCAGTGCGCTGGTGGAGCTGGAAACCGCCGGCTAG
- a CDS encoding LexA family transcriptional regulator: MDNWIALVRANMKDRKVTQDELAERLGMSQGGVGHWLNKRRVPSLADMNRVLAELGLGYLEVALDIRRRAQAEAALEHHYNPYFRYPVSDWNGLCELREERASYGPARFEMTDYQAHGAAFWLPVIGDAMTAPSGLSISAGMLILVDPAIAAEPGKLVVAQWLDNPQATFRQLQADSGQLYLAPLNPTYPKLLFTDDCRILGVVVQATAKF; the protein is encoded by the coding sequence ATGGATAACTGGATAGCGTTGGTGCGAGCCAACATGAAAGACCGCAAGGTCACGCAGGATGAACTGGCGGAGCGCCTGGGCATGTCCCAGGGCGGCGTGGGGCATTGGCTCAACAAACGCCGCGTGCCGAGCCTCGCGGACATGAACCGGGTGCTGGCGGAGCTGGGGCTGGGCTACCTGGAGGTGGCGCTGGACATTCGTCGGAGAGCGCAGGCAGAGGCCGCACTGGAGCATCATTACAATCCGTATTTTCGCTATCCGGTCAGCGATTGGAATGGCCTGTGCGAGCTACGCGAAGAGCGCGCCAGCTACGGGCCGGCACGCTTTGAAATGACCGATTACCAGGCCCACGGCGCCGCGTTCTGGCTGCCGGTGATCGGCGACGCCATGACCGCCCCCAGCGGCCTGAGCATCAGCGCGGGCATGCTGATCCTGGTCGACCCGGCCATCGCTGCCGAGCCCGGCAAACTGGTGGTTGCCCAATGGCTCGACAACCCCCAGGCCACCTTTCGCCAGTTGCAGGCCGACAGCGGCCAGCTGTACCTGGCACCTCTGAATCCCACCTATCCCAAGCTGCTGTTCACTGATGATTGCCGAATCCTCGGCGTCGTCGTGCAAGCCACCGCGAAGTTCTAG
- a CDS encoding DUF6124 family protein: protein MTTSPYHLPETPEHSELHDMRCSGAAQRALDYYLKEDMSAPAADAAFFSIKPGISQEEALVHASDLLRSAAATAYESASSHQGNHRDLAFSVVYLIDMAKAMVERSLRAPVAQTNV from the coding sequence ATGACGACAAGCCCGTATCACCTGCCTGAAACACCTGAACACAGCGAACTGCACGACATGCGCTGCAGCGGCGCCGCTCAGCGTGCGCTGGACTATTACTTGAAAGAGGATATGTCTGCGCCAGCCGCGGACGCGGCCTTTTTCTCCATCAAGCCAGGCATCAGCCAGGAGGAAGCGCTGGTGCACGCCTCCGACCTGCTGCGCAGCGCCGCGGCGACCGCCTACGAATCGGCGAGCAGCCATCAGGGCAATCATCGCGACCTGGCGTTTTCGGTGGTGTATTTGATCGATATGGCGAAGGCGATGGTGGAGCGGTCGTTGCGAGCACCGGTGGCTCAGACAAACGTGTGA
- a CDS encoding M14-type cytosolic carboxypeptidase, producing the protein MTVALTSIKISTDFDSGNIQVLDASDAYQLLLAIKPDTRSQHYQWFHFKAEGMHVGHTHTFRLSNAGGSSYKHAWSGYNAVASYDHVNWFRVPSRFDGEILHISLQTREKHAWFAYFEPYSRERHDWLIEQALKYAGVKLLATGKSVEGRDIQLLRRGKGGEGRRKVWIIAQQHPGEHMAEWFMEGVIERLQQDGDAEMKKLLAVADLYLVPNMNPDGALHGHLRTNAMGQDLNRAWQSASQELSPEVLFVQQQMEKHGVDLFLDIHGDEEIPYVFTAGCEGNPGYNPRIEALEKHFRSHLSHLTRDFQTTHGYTRDLPGQANMTLACNAVGEKYDCLSLTLEMPFKDNDDAPNPKTGWSGDRSKQLGKDVLSSVADIIGHVR; encoded by the coding sequence ATGACCGTGGCCTTGACTTCGATCAAAATCAGCACTGATTTCGACAGCGGTAATATCCAGGTGCTGGATGCCAGCGATGCCTACCAGTTATTGCTGGCAATCAAACCCGACACCCGTAGCCAACACTACCAATGGTTCCATTTCAAGGCCGAAGGCATGCATGTGGGCCACACCCACACGTTTCGCCTGAGCAACGCGGGCGGGTCGTCTTACAAGCATGCATGGAGCGGCTATAACGCCGTGGCGTCCTACGACCACGTCAATTGGTTCCGCGTGCCATCGCGCTTTGATGGCGAAATTCTGCACATCAGCCTCCAGACCCGGGAAAAACACGCGTGGTTCGCCTACTTCGAACCCTATAGCCGTGAACGCCACGACTGGTTGATCGAGCAGGCGCTGAAGTACGCCGGCGTCAAGCTGCTGGCCACCGGCAAGAGTGTCGAGGGCCGCGACATTCAACTGCTGCGCCGTGGCAAAGGGGGCGAAGGTCGCCGCAAGGTGTGGATCATCGCCCAGCAGCATCCCGGCGAACACATGGCCGAATGGTTCATGGAAGGCGTCATCGAACGCCTGCAACAGGACGGTGACGCCGAGATGAAAAAGCTGCTGGCGGTGGCCGATCTGTACCTGGTGCCGAACATGAACCCCGATGGCGCGCTCCATGGCCACCTGCGCACCAACGCCATGGGCCAGGACCTCAATCGCGCCTGGCAGAGCGCCAGCCAGGAACTCAGCCCAGAAGTTCTGTTCGTGCAACAGCAGATGGAGAAACATGGCGTCGACCTGTTCCTCGATATCCATGGCGACGAAGAAATCCCCTACGTCTTCACCGCGGGCTGTGAAGGCAACCCCGGCTATAACCCGCGCATCGAAGCCCTGGAAAAACATTTTCGCAGCCATTTGAGCCACCTGACCCGTGACTTCCAGACCACTCACGGCTACACCCGCGACCTACCCGGGCAAGCCAATATGACCCTGGCCTGCAACGCAGTGGGTGAGAAGTACGATTGTCTGTCACTGACCCTGGAGATGCCTTTCAAGGACAACGACGACGCCCCCAACCCAAAAACCGGGTGGTCCGGTGATCGCTCGAAGCAACTGGGCAAGGATGTCTTGAGCAGCGTGGCCGATATCATCGGCCACGTGCGTTAA
- a CDS encoding cytochrome b, translating into MKVQPTFFAPLARVLHWLMALMVIAMLFIGAGLAASVSERHEWLIHLHKPLGIAILALVIVRLVVRFSTRQPPLPADLPLWQVLAAKASHVVLYGLMLVLPLLGWAMISAAGDPVMLGSSVQLPALVSANAPLFALLRKAHGYLAYLLFLTVLVHLAAALFHGLIRRDGVLQSMTGTKH; encoded by the coding sequence ATGAAGGTTCAACCAACGTTTTTCGCCCCGTTGGCGCGTGTGCTGCACTGGTTGATGGCGTTGATGGTCATCGCCATGCTGTTTATTGGCGCGGGTCTGGCGGCGTCGGTGTCTGAGCGTCACGAGTGGTTGATTCACCTGCACAAGCCACTGGGGATCGCCATCCTGGCGCTGGTCATTGTGCGTCTGGTAGTGCGTTTTTCCACGCGCCAACCGCCGCTGCCAGCGGACTTGCCGCTGTGGCAAGTGCTGGCGGCCAAGGCTTCTCACGTGGTGTTGTACGGGTTGATGCTGGTGTTGCCGCTGCTGGGGTGGGCAATGATTTCGGCGGCCGGTGACCCGGTCATGCTCGGCAGCTCCGTGCAACTGCCGGCATTGGTGTCGGCGAATGCGCCGTTATTTGCGCTATTGCGCAAGGCCCACGGTTATCTTGCCTACCTGTTGTTCCTGACGGTACTGGTGCATCTGGCGGCCGCACTGTTCCACGGCTTGATCCGCCGCGACGGCGTGCTGCAAAGCATGACGGGCACCAAACACTGA
- a CDS encoding catalase family peroxidase: MVDHSSPPRPPLSTASLIARLAGIGAVVAVVAGAFAYVNGTLDPQRLRPKTLVNALETNNGVHPGFRRNHAKGVCVAGYFESSPEVRPYSSAQLFNAAKTPVIGRFALPSGNPYAPDSSVPIRSFALQFSQANGQQWRTGMNSMPVFPVGTPEAFYQLLKAGAPDPATGKPNPASMPAFFAAHPETAPFLAWVKTAKPSASYATETYNGINAFYLVSADGKRQAVRWAVLPQSQDAAGDTAPEGGDFLEKDLVQRLAAGPLRWQLNMTLANPGDPLDDASKTWSGEHKVLNAGTLVLQSSQPQADGDCRDINFDPLILPSGIEASNDPLLAARSAAYASSYLRRAGEVSPLHSTSQESKP, translated from the coding sequence ATGGTAGATCACTCATCACCGCCTCGTCCTCCATTGAGCACTGCGAGCCTGATCGCACGGCTCGCGGGTATCGGCGCCGTGGTTGCCGTTGTTGCCGGGGCATTTGCCTACGTCAACGGCACCCTCGACCCACAACGCCTGCGCCCAAAAACCTTGGTCAATGCCCTGGAGACCAATAACGGCGTGCACCCCGGTTTTCGACGTAACCATGCCAAGGGTGTGTGCGTGGCCGGGTACTTCGAGAGCAGCCCCGAGGTGCGCCCTTACTCCAGCGCCCAGCTGTTCAACGCGGCGAAGACCCCGGTAATCGGACGGTTTGCCCTGCCCAGCGGCAACCCTTACGCACCGGACAGCAGCGTGCCGATCCGCAGTTTCGCCCTGCAGTTCAGCCAGGCCAACGGCCAGCAGTGGCGCACCGGGATGAACAGCATGCCGGTGTTCCCGGTGGGCACGCCCGAGGCGTTCTACCAGTTGCTCAAGGCCGGCGCACCGGACCCCGCCACCGGCAAGCCGAACCCGGCGAGCATGCCGGCGTTTTTTGCCGCACACCCGGAGACGGCACCGTTTTTGGCATGGGTTAAAACCGCCAAGCCATCGGCCAGTTACGCGACTGAAACCTACAATGGCATTAACGCGTTTTACCTGGTGAGCGCCGACGGCAAGCGTCAGGCCGTGCGCTGGGCCGTGCTGCCGCAGAGCCAGGACGCCGCAGGCGATACCGCGCCAGAGGGCGGCGACTTCCTGGAAAAAGACCTGGTGCAGCGTCTGGCTGCGGGGCCGCTGCGTTGGCAACTGAACATGACGCTGGCCAACCCTGGCGATCCGCTGGATGACGCCAGCAAGACCTGGAGCGGTGAGCACAAGGTGCTCAACGCCGGCACCCTGGTGTTGCAGAGCAGCCAGCCACAAGCCGATGGCGATTGCCGCGATATCAACTTTGACCCGCTGATTCTGCCCAGCGGTATCGAGGCCTCCAATGACCCGCTGCTGGCTGCGCGCTCAGCCGCCTATGCCAGTTCTTACCTGCGCCGTGCCGGTGAAGTCAGCCCGTTGCACAGCACTTCCCAGGAGTCGAAGCCATGA
- a CDS encoding sigma-70 family RNA polymerase sigma factor gives MHELDEQLRELIPRLRRFAVSLTRNTSSADDLVQSTLERAIIAWADKRIEGDLRAWLFSILYRQFLDAHRRSRRYARMLEFFTGRDDAQPSVERTVMAQSTLQAFDRLNTEQRALLLWVSVEGLSYKEVAEILEVPIGTVMSRLSRARQALRQLSDGEIASPSLRILK, from the coding sequence ATGCATGAACTCGACGAACAGTTACGTGAACTCATCCCCAGGCTGCGGCGCTTTGCCGTGTCCCTGACCCGTAACACCAGCAGCGCCGACGACCTGGTGCAGTCAACCCTGGAACGGGCGATCATCGCGTGGGCCGACAAACGCATCGAAGGCGATCTGCGCGCATGGCTGTTTTCGATCCTCTACCGGCAGTTCCTCGATGCCCATCGGCGCAGCCGACGCTACGCACGCATGCTCGAATTCTTCACCGGCCGCGACGATGCGCAGCCCTCGGTGGAACGCACGGTGATGGCCCAATCCACCCTGCAAGCCTTTGACCGGCTCAATACCGAGCAGCGTGCGCTGCTGCTGTGGGTGTCGGTCGAAGGCTTGAGCTACAAGGAAGTCGCCGAAATACTCGAGGTGCCCATTGGTACGGTGATGTCGCGGCTGTCCCGCGCCCGCCAGGCCCTGCGTCAACTCAGCGATGGCGAAATTGCCAGCCCTTCCCTGCGGATACTCAAATGA
- a CDS encoding anti-sigma factor, whose translation MISLPPSERDLHAYVDHQLLDSDRRMLETWLASHPDVAAQVHAWQQDAQLLRASLSGALQQPSNPALDPALIRQRIRHQSRRHFATAALLLIAVSLGGLGGWHAREATQPPLLPMADAMQAYRLFAQDGIMPADYNAQDRNTMQAWLDRYFNQAHRLPDLSQAGFKPVSGRLLTTDQGAAAMVLYEDTQGRRISFYIRPPGPNNGFLPRGSRSADGLQADYWSGGGYNYAMVSPVDQVTAPQTKF comes from the coding sequence ATGATCAGCCTGCCCCCCAGCGAACGCGACCTGCACGCCTACGTCGATCACCAGTTGCTCGACAGTGACCGCCGAATGCTTGAAACCTGGCTGGCCAGCCACCCCGACGTGGCCGCCCAGGTGCACGCCTGGCAACAGGATGCGCAGTTGCTGCGCGCCTCGCTGAGCGGTGCCCTGCAACAGCCGAGCAACCCGGCACTGGACCCGGCGCTGATTCGCCAGCGCATCAGGCACCAGTCCCGCCGCCACTTCGCCACCGCCGCGCTGCTGCTGATTGCCGTCAGCCTCGGCGGGCTGGGCGGCTGGCACGCCCGCGAAGCCACCCAGCCGCCGCTGTTGCCGATGGCCGATGCCATGCAGGCGTATCGCTTGTTTGCCCAGGACGGCATCATGCCCGCCGACTACAACGCCCAGGACCGCAACACGATGCAGGCCTGGCTCGACCGCTATTTCAACCAGGCCCACCGCTTGCCCGATTTGAGCCAGGCGGGGTTCAAGCCGGTCAGTGGGCGCCTGCTCACCACCGATCAAGGCGCGGCGGCCATGGTGCTATACGAAGACACGCAAGGCCGGCGCATCAGCTTCTACATCCGTCCGCCTGGCCCGAACAACGGCTTCCTGCCGCGTGGCAGCCGCAGCGCCGACGGCTTGCAGGCCGACTACTGGTCGGGCGGTGGGTACAACTACGCGATGGTCAGCCCGGTGGATCAAGTGACTGCGCCACAAACGAAATTCTAA
- a CDS encoding spore coat U domain-containing protein: MRDCTGRVRVRGNGWLYGLGLLWSGQVLAVCSVVSAVPAGFGSISSMTVRTAAQTSSTTNAGLSCTPALISLLVSTDHFYATITSTQAGMLGPTGDVIGYTIYGNNSTSYPITRGAQFDFGGAGGIAQSIGLIAGPGAKTVPLYLSSIIGSNVAAGVYTETLSIAWSWNYCSGIGIGGICAGRDIGSGTASLTVSMNVTNDCQITAPNISFGSAPVVSGFTAVTGQTLNIACTKGSAYTVGLSDGQNPVSVGGRRRMISGANYLAYDIFKSAGTTRWGSVGAARRASSTAEVNPGNGLGTGSQVYNYNARIYTDQPTPPAGTYLDNVVLDVGF, translated from the coding sequence ATGAGGGATTGCACAGGGAGAGTGCGGGTGAGGGGCAACGGATGGCTGTATGGGTTAGGGCTGCTGTGGTCGGGCCAGGTATTGGCCGTGTGCTCGGTGGTGTCCGCGGTGCCGGCCGGTTTCGGCTCGATCAGTTCGATGACCGTGCGCACCGCCGCGCAGACCAGTTCCACCACCAACGCCGGGCTAAGCTGCACGCCGGCGCTGATCTCGCTGCTGGTGTCGACCGACCATTTCTATGCCACGATCACCTCGACCCAGGCCGGCATGCTCGGCCCAACCGGGGATGTGATCGGCTACACAATTTATGGCAATAACAGCACCAGCTACCCGATCACCCGAGGCGCGCAGTTCGATTTTGGCGGCGCGGGGGGTATTGCCCAGAGCATCGGCCTGATCGCCGGGCCCGGTGCGAAAACCGTGCCGCTGTACCTGAGCAGCATCATCGGCAGCAACGTCGCCGCAGGCGTGTATACCGAGACGCTGAGTATTGCCTGGAGCTGGAACTATTGCTCCGGGATTGGCATTGGTGGCATCTGTGCGGGGCGTGACATTGGCAGCGGCACCGCATCGCTGACCGTGAGCATGAACGTGACCAATGACTGCCAGATCACCGCCCCCAATATCAGCTTCGGCAGCGCGCCGGTGGTCAGCGGGTTCACCGCCGTGACCGGGCAGACCCTCAATATCGCCTGCACCAAGGGCAGCGCCTACACCGTGGGCTTGAGCGACGGCCAGAACCCGGTCAGCGTCGGTGGGCGACGACGGATGATTTCCGGCGCCAACTACCTGGCCTATGACATTTTCAAAAGTGCCGGCACCACGCGCTGGGGCAGCGTTGGCGCGGCGCGGCGAGCCAGTTCCACGGCGGAGGTCAACCCCGGCAATGGCTTGGGCACAGGCAGCCAGGTGTACAACTACAACGCCCGGATCTACACCGACCAGCCCACGCCGCCGGCCGGCACCTACCTGGACAACGTGGTGCTGGACGTTGGCTTTTAG